A part of Amycolatopsis camponoti genomic DNA contains:
- a CDS encoding putative quinol monooxygenase produces the protein MYQFLVSFTVRPDRRDDFVRLAAKTARDSLANEPGSRRFEVIADEGNPDVYYLNEVYADVDAFNAHTGGPYFGAFFSEAAAFAEGPTWLMRGTLVGDRVA, from the coding sequence GTGTACCAGTTCCTCGTCTCCTTCACGGTCCGGCCGGACCGGCGCGACGACTTCGTCCGCCTGGCCGCGAAGACCGCGCGCGACTCCCTCGCGAACGAGCCCGGCTCCCGCCGGTTCGAAGTCATCGCGGACGAAGGGAACCCCGACGTCTACTACCTCAACGAGGTCTACGCGGACGTCGACGCCTTCAACGCCCACACCGGCGGTCCCTACTTCGGCGCCTTCTTCAGCGAAGCCGCCGCGTTCGCCGAAGGCCCGACGTGGCTCATGCGCGGCACCCTCGTCGGCGACCGGGTGGCCTGA